The proteins below come from a single Oncorhynchus keta strain PuntledgeMale-10-30-2019 chromosome 1, Oket_V2, whole genome shotgun sequence genomic window:
- the LOC118385880 gene encoding neutral amino acid transporter B(0)-like, with translation MAEKINVEGKASNGEAHQDELVANGFGHNTSSKETTTEKIKRLVMANFLVILTVAGVIIGVFIGLGVRHMELSRTQILYVGFPGELLIRLLKMIIIPLVVCSLVSGAASIDPKALGKLGGWAMLFFLVTTLIASAIGVIMAFIISPGSNTGSKPILLDDGELPPTKEVVDSFLDLIRNIFPSNLVSAAFQSYATSYKFVTKNGTNGLPHITVEKVPFGTDQDGMNILGLVVFAIVFGVALRKLGEEGEILIKFFNSFNEATMVLVSWIMWYAPLGIMFLVAGKIVEMEDVGTLFASLGKYIACCIIGHAVHGLLVLPGIYFIITRKNPYTFLWGIFTALATGFGTSSSSATLPLMMKCVEENNGVSKHISRFILPIGATVNMDGAALFQCVAAVFIAQLNSIPLNFIQVFTILVTATASSVGAAGIPAGGVLTLAIILEAVGLPTNDISLILAVDWLVDRTCTVLNVEGDAFGAGLLQWYVDRSAKPEEGEELNEVKMEDDTPAVPEHSPLIGEKESRGAGDEKAAARGSEKESVM, from the exons ATGGCAGAAAAGATCAACGTGGAGGGGAAGGCATCCAACGGAGAGGCGCATCAAGATGAGCTGGTAGCCAACGGATTCGGCCACAATACGTCTTCCAAAGAGACAACAACGGAGAAAATCAAGAGGTTAGTCATGGCCAACTTTCTGGTGATTCTCACCGTGGCCGGGGTGATCATCGGGGTGTTCATCGGACTTGGCGTGCGCCACATGGAGCTGAGCAGGACACAGATCCTCTATGTGGGTTTCCCTGGTGAACTGCTCATCCGGCTGCTGAAAATGATCATAATTCCCTTGGTCGTGTGCAGTCTGGTGTCCGGGGCGGCCAGCATCGACCCCAAAGCCCTGGGTAAGCTAGGCGGCTGGGCCATGCTCTTCTTTTTGGTCACCACCTTAATTGCGTCAGCAATCGGGGTGATCATGGCGTTCATCATCTCCCCCGGATCGAACACCGGCTCCAAGCCGATTTTGTTGGATGACGGCGAGCTGCCCCCGACCAAAGAAGTGGTGGACTCATTCTTGGACCTGATCAG AAACATCTTCCCCTCCAACTTGGTGTCTGCTGCCTTTCAGTCT TACGCTACCAGCTACAAGTTTGTGACCAAGAATGGCACTAATGGCTTGCCCCACATCACAGTTGAGAAG gttcCCTTTGGCACAGACCAAGACGGTATGAACATCCTAGGACTGGTGGTGTTTGCCATAGTGTTTGGTGTGGCCCTGAGGaagctgggagaggagggagagatccTCATCAAGTTCTTCAACTCCTTCAACGAGGCCACCATGGTGCTGGTGTCCTGGATCATGTG gtATGCCCCCCTTGGAATTATGTTCTTGGTAGCAGGGAAGATcgtggagatggaggatgtggGAACGCTGTTTGCCAGCCTGGGCAAGTACATCGCCTGCTGTATCATTGGCCACGCCGTCCACGGCCTGCTGGTCCTGCCGGGCATATACTTTATCATCACCCGCAAGAACCCCTACACCTTCCTGTGGGGCATCTTCACCGCTCTGGCCACAGGCTTTGGAACCAGCTCCAG ctctgccACCCTGCCCCTGATGATGAAGTGCGTGGAGGAGAACAACGGTGTGTCGAAGCACATCAGTCGTTTCATTCTGCCCATCGGGGCCACGGTGAACATGGACGGTGCAGCGCTCTTCCAGTGTGTGGCGGCCGTCTTCATCGCTCAGCTCAACAGCATCCCGCTCAACTTCATCCAAGTCTTCACCATCCT agtgacagcCACGGCGTCCAGTGTGGGAGCAGCAGGGATCCCCGCTGGGGGTGTGCTGACGCTGGCCATCATCCTGGAGGCAGTGGGACTGCCCACCAACGACATCTCCCTCATCCTCGCCGTCGACTGGCTCGT TGACCGTACCTGCACCGTTCTGAACGTGGAGGGCGACGCCTTCGGAGCCGGGCTGCTGCAGTGGTACGTGGACCGCTCTGCCAAGCCCGAGGAGGGGGAGGAGCTAAACGAGGTGAAGATGGAGGATGACACGCCCGCCGTGCCTGAGCACTCGCCCCTCATCGGGGAGAAGGAGAGCAGGGGTGCGGGCGACGAGAAGGCGGCGGCTCGCGGCTCTGAGAAAGAGTCCGTCATGTAG